In Tsukamurella tyrosinosolvens, the genomic window CGGCACCACCGCGAACTGGTCGCTCGAGGGCAAGACCGCCACGCAGTGGCTCACCGGCTGGGCTACCGGCGTCATCGACCGGGCGCCGAAGACGAAGTAGGGGCCGCGCGGGGCCGTCGCGTCAGCGGGCGGGCTGCTGCTGCGTGGCGCAGTGGATCCCGCCGCCGCCCGCCGCCACGGGGTCGATGTCGAGCTGCACCACGTCGCGACCGGGGAAGAGCCGCTGCAGCGTCGCGCGCGCCTCGCCGTCGGTCTCGGCGTCGCCGAACTGCGGGCAGATCACCGCGCCGTTGCAGAGGTAGAAGTTGATGTACCCCGCGGCGAAGTCGTCGTCGGTGGCGTACCGCTCGCGGACCGTCGACGGTGCGCGCAGCGCCTCCACCTGCAGCTTCCGCCCCTTCGCGTCGGTCGCGCCGCGGAGGATCTCGAGGTGGCGCTTCGTCACCTCGTGGTCGAAGGAGTCGGGGTCGTCGTCCTGCGCCGCCACCACCGTGCCGGGCGCGGCGAACCGGGCGTAGAAGTCGGTGTGGCCGTCGGTGATGTCCTTGCCCTTGATGCCGGGCAGCCAGATCACCTTCTCGATCCCCAGCAGCTCGCCCAGCTCCGCCTCGACCTGCTGCTTCGTCCAGCCGGGGTTCCGGTTGTCGTTGAGTACGCAGCTCTCGGTGATGATCGCGGTCCCCTCGCCGTCGACCTCCAGCGCGCCGCCCTCGATCACCAGGTCCGTGCGCACCGCCTCCGCTTTCGCCTGCGCGGTGACGAAGCCGGCGACCTTCGCGTCGGCGTCGTGCGTCTGCTTGTTGCCCCACCCGTTGAAGTTGAAGTCGACGCCCGCGAGGCCCCGGTCGCCGGTGACGAACGTCGGGCCGGTGTCGCGGATCCACAGGTCGTCGAGCTCGGCGGGCACCAGCGTGACGCCCGGCGCGGCGCCGAGCAGCCCGCGGGCGGCGTCCAGCTGGTCGGGTCGCACCAGCATCGACACGGGTTCGAAGCGGCCGATCGTCGTCGCGATGAGCATGAGGGTCCGCTGCACATCGGGCAGCAGTTTCGCGCCCCACACGTCCTCGCGCGCGGCCAGCGCCATCCACGTCCGCTCGTGCCGGTCGCCCTCGTCGGGCATGCGCCACCGTCGCCCGCCCCGGTCCACGGGCGACCTCTCGGCCGGGGTGTTCGACGGTGCGCCGCACGCCGCCAAGGCCGCCGCCACCGCCGCCAGCAGGAAATTCCGTCGTCGCATCGCGCCACCTCGTCTCGATGGTGCCGGCCCACCCGGCCCCGCCCGCTCATTCTCACCCGCATCGGCGCTCGGCGGGGGATTCGGCGCCGCGTGGGGGACGGCCGGTCCCCCACAGGAGGAACGGCGTCTGGTGGGGGATCGAACGCCGGGCAGGGGAATCGGCGCGGCGCGGGGGACGACGGTGCCGAGGCCGGCACGCGGGGAGCGACGGAACGGCGTCTGATGGGGGATTGAACGCCGGGCAGGGGAATCGGCGCGGCGCGAGCGGCGAAGTCCCCAGCCAGGCCCGGTCATGTGCTGGTCACGAGCGCCGGGAATCGCAGGGCGGCCGAGGCACCGTCGGGCAACCGTTAGGCTGTGCGCAACGTTTCACGACCGCACCACCGTCGACCAGGAGTACCCACACGTGACCACTGAGCCCCGCAAGTTCCGGTTCGCGGCCGGCGGCGCCGGCAACGCCGACGAGGGCGGCGCGCGCAAGTTCGTCAAGCTCGCGCAGGAGGCCGAGGAGCTGGGGTTCGACACCTTCGCGATCCCGGACCGCCTGGACGCGCAGGTGGGACCGCTGGCCGCGCTGGGGGCGCTGGCGGTGAGCACGTCCACGATCCGCCTGGCCACCTCGATGCTCGCGATGCCCTTCCGGCACCCGGCGGTGCTGGCGAAGGAGCTCACCACCATCGACGTGCTGTCCAAGGGCCGCCTCGAGG contains:
- a CDS encoding agmatine deiminase family protein gives rise to the protein MRRRNFLLAAVAAALAACGAPSNTPAERSPVDRGGRRWRMPDEGDRHERTWMALAAREDVWGAKLLPDVQRTLMLIATTIGRFEPVSMLVRPDQLDAARGLLGAAPGVTLVPAELDDLWIRDTGPTFVTGDRGLAGVDFNFNGWGNKQTHDADAKVAGFVTAQAKAEAVRTDLVIEGGALEVDGEGTAIITESCVLNDNRNPGWTKQQVEAELGELLGIEKVIWLPGIKGKDITDGHTDFYARFAAPGTVVAAQDDDPDSFDHEVTKRHLEILRGATDAKGRKLQVEALRAPSTVRERYATDDDFAAGYINFYLCNGAVICPQFGDAETDGEARATLQRLFPGRDVVQLDIDPVAAGGGGIHCATQQQPAR